In Salmo trutta chromosome 28, fSalTru1.1, whole genome shotgun sequence, one DNA window encodes the following:
- the mmp9 gene encoding matrix metalloproteinase-9 produces the protein MRRVLALFVLGMCMLSGWCVPLKKSVSVTFPGDVLKNMTDTELAESYLKKFGYMNVQHRSGFQSMVSTSKALMTMQRQMGLEETGTLDKSTVAAMKAPRCGVPDVRSYLTFEGDLKWDHHDITYRILNYSPDMVASLIDDAFARAFKVWSDVTPLTFTRLFDGTADIMVSFGKADHGDGYPFDGKDGLLAHAFPPGEGIQGDAHFDDDENWTLGKGPAVKTSFGNAEGALCHFPFLFEGKQYSTCTTEGRSDNLPWCSTTADYGRDKKFGFCPSELLYTFDGNSNGQACVFPFVFLGETYEGCTTEGRSDGYRWCSTTDNFDQDKKFGFCPNRDTAVIGGNSEGEPCHFPFIFLGKKYDSCTSEGRGDGRLWCATTSDFDADTKWGFCQDRGYSLFLVAAHEFGHALGLDHSNIRNALMYPMYSYVEDFSLHKDDIEGIHYLYGSKTGPDPSDEPKPEPDTPTTESTTTTTTHPVDPSQNACQINKFDTITEIDGDLHFFKDGQYWRLSSKTDGKLEGPFSMSKRWPAVPAVVDTAFEDLVTRKIYFFSGTRFWVYTGQSFLGPRSIEKLGLSSTVEKVEGALQRGKGKVLLFSGENYWRLDVEGQQIDKGYPRLTDQVFGGVPLDAHDVFQFKGNSYFCRDRFYWRMNSKRQVDRVGYVTYDLLNCSDSI, from the exons ATGAGAAGAGTTCTGgctttgtttgttttggggatgTGCATGCTGAGTGGATGGTGTGTTCCCCTGAAGAAGTCTGTGTCTGTCACTTTCCCTGGAGATGTCCTCAAGAACATGACGGATACGGAGCTGGCAGAG AGCTACTTGAAGAAGTTTGGCTACATGAACGTCCAGCACCGCAGTGGTTTCCAGTCCATGGTGTCCACCTCCAAGGCTCTGATGACAATGCAGAGGCAGATGGGTTTGGAAGAGACAGGGACGCTGGACAAGTCTACGGTAGCAGCCATGAAGGCACCTCGCTGCGGGGTCCCTGATGTACGCTCCTACCTGACCTTCGAGGGGGACCTGAAATGGGACCATCATGACATTACGTACAG GATCCTGAACTACTCTCCAGATATGGTAGCCTCTCTGATAGACGATGCCTTCGCCAGAGCCTTCAAGGTGTGGAGTGATGTCACCCCTCTCACCTTCACGCGACTCTTCGACGGCACCGCCGACATCATGGTGTCATTTGGAAAAGCAG ATCATGGAGACGGCTACCCCTTCGATGGTAAGGACGGCCTTCTGGCCCACGCCTTCCCCCCTGGCGAGGGCATACAGGGAGACGCCCACTTTGACGATGACGAAAACTGGACCCTCGGCAAAGGACCAG CTGTGAAGACTAGCTTTGGCAATGCAGAGGGCGCTCTGTGCCATTTCCCTTTCTTATTCGAGGGCAAGCAGTACTCCACCTGCACCACGGAGGGGCGCTCTGACAACCTGCCCTGGTGTTCCACCACAGCCGACTACGGCAGAGACAAGAAATTTGGTTTCTGTCCAAGTGAAC ttctgtaCACATTCGACGGAAACAGCAACGGCCAAGCATGTGTGTTCCCCTTTGTGTTTCTCGGGGAGACATATGAAGGTTGCACGACGGAAGGCCGCAGTGATGGATACCGCTGGTGTTCCACCACAGACAACTTTGACCAGGATAAGAAATTTGGCTTCTGTCCCAACAGAG ATACGGCTGTGATTGGTGGAAACTCTGAGGGAGAGCCGTGTCACTTCCCCTTCATCTTCCTGGGAAAGAAGTATGACTCATGCACCAGCGAGGGACGGGGAGACGGCAGGCTGTGGTGCGCTACCACCAGCGACTTTGACGCAGACACGAAATGGGGCTTCTGCCAAGATAGGG gctACAGTCTGTTCCTGGTTGCGGCCCACGAGTTTGGACATGCCCTGGGTCTGGACCACTCCAACATCAGAAACGCCCTCATGTATCCCATGTACAGCTACGTTGAAGACTTCTCCCTGCATAAAGATGATATTGAAGGCATTCACTATCTCTACG GATCCAAGACAGGCCCTGACCCCAGCGATGAGCCCAAGCCTGAGCCTGACACCCCTACCACTGAgtccactaccactaccaccacacacCCCGTGGACCCTTCCCAGAATGCCTGCCAGATTAACAAATTCGACACCATCACAGAAATTGATGGAGACCTGCACTTCTTCAAGGATGG GCAATATTGGAGGTTGTCGAGCAAGACCGATGGTAAGCTGGAGGGTCCGTTCTCCATGTCAAAGAGGTGGCCGGCTGTGCCAGCCGTCGTTGACACGGCTTTCGAGGACCTTGTGACCAGGAAAATCTACTTCTTCTCAG GCACCAGGTTCTGGGTGTATACAGGACAGAGTTTCCTGGGACCCCGCAGCATTGAGAAACTGGGTCTGTCCTCCACTGTAGAGAAGGTGGAGGGAGCACTGCAGAGAGGGAAAGGCAAGGTGCTGCTCTTCAGTGGAGAGAACTACTGGAG GCTGGATGTGGAGGGCCAGCAAATTGACAAGGGATATCCTCGCCTCACAGACCAGGTCTTTGGAGGAGTCCCCCTTGATGCCCATGATGTGTTCCAATTCAAGG GCAACTCCTACTTCTGCAGGGATCGTTTCTACTGGCGAATGAACTCCAAGAGACAGGTGGACCGTGTGGGATACGTGACGTATGATCTCCTGAACTGTAGTGACTCTATCTAG